The sequence below is a genomic window from Hippocampus zosterae strain Florida chromosome 7, ASM2543408v3, whole genome shotgun sequence.
TAAAGGAGCGGAGGGGGAGGAGTTTACTGTGTGGTTATTTCCATTCACACGATTCCACCAGGGCGATCCCGGATGCCGATAGGCTGCACACTGGTCGGTCTCATTTTCTTCCCGACGTCGACGCGCAAACGAGGCCCGCTGGAGAACCGTCAACAGGTGCCGCAGGAGGTCACAaaattcaaatcatttcaatcGGGATTTGATCATTGCCGACAGAGGTCGGAGGAAAGCTTTTGTTGAAAGCAACCACTGAGTGATATTTGCGAAACTTTGTACGTGGGAAAGTTTCGACAAAGGCGTCTTTTTGGTGCCATAAATCTCATCGTGACTGAGTCAAGAATTTGCACAATCAGTTTCACTGACCTACTTTGAATATGTCACAGGCGCCTTTCTTTCCCGGGGGCACTTTTGATCGACCTTTGAACTGTCATCCCTGCAAATACAAGAGGAGTGTTTTGAGAGCATTTGCGCTGAATCGCATGTCGACCACAATTGATAGTGTTCTTAAGGAGCAGCTGTGACAATGTCTCCtattttcatgcattatattAATTGACAATTCCGGGTTAGTGGTCACCAGCATGTGATGCtgctttagccccccccccccccaacacccaacACACGAGTCATCTGGCGGGAAATGGAATTAATTCATTTGTTGATGAGTTGGTGCTAATCCGTGAACACGTTAATGCAATCAGATTCTCGCCACACAATTTCAAAATGGGCTGCCGAGAGAGCAAAGGGTCCAACTTCCCCATCGCAGTTTCGTGTCattagggcggggggggggggggggggggggttgggccctttcccagctgactttgtgaGATGATGCCCCCCAGTATTGATGGATGGAAGAACTGAAAGATGGAACTTCAATCACTTTGCAGAGACGATACAATTCTTAATGACAAGGTGACACAGTCCATTCGAGAACTTCATGAAAGTCATGAGAGATGAAGACCCCCACACGCGTTGTTGTTCGGACATTCTTGGGGGGATTGGAGCAGCGCCGAGTAACAAATCTTAAGCTCATTGTTCTCTTTTTACACCCTCCCCTTCATGTGACAAGAGAGCAACACAAAGCTTCACTTTTGAGGGGGGAGGACAGAGGCAGAAAGGTTGTATTGATTTAGCCTCGGCGaagtttggggggggaaaatagTTTTCGAGGGGAAAAGTCCACAGGTTGATGTGGTCTTCGGTCAACAACATGGCGGGGTACACCTTACCTGAGGGCTTCGACGACTTCGACATGTTCTTGTTCGGCTCGGCGCTCTTTGTCGGCGGTAAGTCGAAACGAGGAACTCTGTCGGTGCCGTCGTTCGGTCTCACCCGTGGTCCGTTCGACAGGCGTCCTCGGGTTCCTCCTGAACGCCGTCACCGTGGTCTCCTTCCTGCGCGTCCGGGAGCTGAGGACCCCCGGCAACTCCCTGGTCTTCAACTTGGCCCTGGCCGACCTGAGCCTCAACGTCAACGGACTCACGGCGGCCTACGCCAGCTACATCCGGTTCGGAAACCCCCAACACCAACACCTGATCGAACAGTTTGGTCGTAATTTGTACAAGTGATATTTCTTAACTAGACTAGTTCGGCGGACAAGcctctacaacaacaacaacaaatctagTTAGCTAGTACCACCACCTTCgaggttgacattttttttgggcggcAAACTTGACCTGTAATCACGTGATTGGGAGAATCAGGAAGCAGCCGCGAGCGGGACTGTTACAAATATcaaatcaacaaatattttgcattACTCTGCGCTTTAAAATGgggaaagaaacaaacacatacaattaaaatgttttgaactcaaaaataaagtgaaaatcTTCTACATCTTGTAAACTAAAAGACACACTGCAAGGGATGTACCGCATTTGTTCAATTTGGATGTACTGTACAACCTGGACTACAATTAAATGCCACTTAAACCAGAACAGGGTCATTTTAGGCTTTCTTCTATTACGTTAAAAGCAAGTTGCGTGAACGATCCCGATgccagaaaaacaaagcaaaacaatgcaAATCACTTCAGCGGATAAAATGAAGTGTTACTTGGATGCTACTTGAAGTCTGTACTCAGGAATCTAAAATTCTGTTAAGAAGATTAGCAGAGAAAATATGTTATGTCCATTCCcttaacccccccgccccaaccttCCTGATATGTTTGGATGCGTGCGTCTTTGTCCGCCCCCTCCCTGCTTGTAGACATTGGCCTTTTGGCCAGAACGGCTGCGCCTATCACGGCTTCCAGGGCATGATTGCCGTCCTGGCATCCATCAGCTTCATGGCGACCATCGCTTGGGACCGCTATCACCAGTACTGCACCAGTGAGtttaaaacttgaaaaaaatgaacgcATCAACATGAAGACAGTCGGACAAGATTCAACACGAGAGCTGATCCAAAAGAAGCGAAAGTGGACATTTTTGATGCAGCTCTTGTATTGATCtaacatgtgtgtgtggggggggggggttgttcataaggaaaaaaaatgcaaacgatATTCAGACACGCTTTTGTAGTTACCGCTTCGTCACCACGCAGGACAGAAGCTCTTCTGGAGCACGTCCATCGCGATGAGCGCCATCATCTGGGTCCTGTCCATCTTCTGGGCTGCCGTCCCACTCATGGGCTGGGGCGTGTACGACTTTGAGCCCATGAGGACCTGCTGCACTCTGGACTACACCAGGGGTGACAGGTAGGAGAGACACACTTAGCAAAATGGGAACAGCGAGAGAGCATGAGGAAAAGGCGATGATCTTCTCTCGTTAGGGACTTTGTCACCTTCATGCTCACCCTGGTGCTGCTCTACTTGACCTTCCCGGCGCTCACCATGCTGTCGTGCTACAGCGCCATCAACAAATACTTCAAGAAGGTCCATCACCACCGGGTAAGCACGCCTGAAAGCGACGGTGCGCGCTTTGAAAGGCGGTTGCGCGACGGACCGTCAATTCCGATTTGGACTTGTTGCTTTTCAGTTCAACACCAGTTTGCCTTTGAGGGTGATGCTCATGTGCTGGGGTCCTTACGTGCTCATGTGCGTCTACGCCTGCTTCCAAAACGTCAAGATTATATCCCCTAAGCTGCGAATGGTGAGCCAATCGAATCCTCAAAGTTGACGGCCGGACATTCCGGCGGCCCTGGTAAAATGCGCGCGGGTTGCGCTTTCTTCCTCTGGAGGTGCTTCCGGTGGTGGCCAAGACCAACCCCATCTTCAACGCGCTGCTCTACTCCTTCGGCAACGAGTTCTACCGCGGAGGCGTGTGGTACTTCCTCACCGGGCAAAAGATAGCCGAGCCGGATCCCAAGAAGACCAAGTCGAAATAGGCGGAAAAGtttaccttttttggggggggggggggggggggttaatccataaataaatactgtacatgaactCGTGTGATTCATTGTAAGTTAAGCGACTGCCACCGACAACCGAACGGTCCCCGTTTGGTTTTATTGCTTTCACAAGTGAGAGGTTCCCTGAATGCACCTGGCTGATCAGCTTACCTAAGCAGGTCCAGAAACAAGCCACGAGCAGGCCGGTCGTCATACGAGCCAGAAGGCAACAGCGCCAGTGGAGAGGATGCCCCTTCAGGAACCTTTTAATCTGAAATGAGAACAAAATCGCTCCAATGTTCAAATCTAATGCGATTGTGTGCCTCCGTGATTCCCAACCCGCGTGATGTGACGTTAGGTGCCGCGCCAGACCAAAAGTCTCTGCTTATCCATCTATGCCGACGCGCATGCAAAATGGCGTGGCTGTCTCGTGTACCTAATTAAGTGGCCTTCAAATCCAAATCAAAAGCATCTTCCGAGAGTGCGCAAAGCAAAACCTTTCAATTAGGAACGCTCCAATAAGCCGTCAAAACAGCTTTCAAATATTACATTAGCGCTAAAATAATCCTCGTAGGGAGTTGGCCCGGCGCGCGGTGAGATTAGCGTGCGGCATTCTTGGAACACTTTCGCAAAGCGAGCGGCTGAACTTGTGATCCAATTCGGTCCCGAGCCCGGGTTAGAAGCAGCGCTTAAGAACGCAACGAGGAATCAAAGGAGGACACCTTGTCATGGACAGATATAGCCGGGCTGCAAACACGGACGTGTCGAGTACGCGGACGGATGACGGTACCAGTCTCTGAGCGTCATGCTACAGGGAACAAAAAGGTGTCAAAGGTCAAATGACGTCAGAGTCTGCAGGTTGGATCGGTTGACAAGAGATTATGCAACTCTACTGCTCCCGGAGTCAC
It includes:
- the rgrb gene encoding retinal G protein coupled receptor b; this encodes MWSSVNNMAGYTLPEGFDDFDMFLFGSALFVGGVLGFLLNAVTVVSFLRVRELRTPGNSLVFNLALADLSLNVNGLTAAYASYIRHWPFGQNGCAYHGFQGMIAVLASISFMATIAWDRYHQYCTRQKLFWSTSIAMSAIIWVLSIFWAAVPLMGWGVYDFEPMRTCCTLDYTRGDRDFVTFMLTLVLLYLTFPALTMLSCYSAINKYFKKVHHHRFNTSLPLRVMLMCWGPYVLMCVYACFQNVKIISPKLRMVLPVVAKTNPIFNALLYSFGNEFYRGGVWYFLTGQKIAEPDPKKTKSK